The Streptomyces sp. GSL17-111 region GCGCCGTCGTCTTGAGCGCCACGGGGTACCCCACCTCGGCGGCCGCCGCCACGGCGGTGTCGGGGTCGGGCGCCGGGCGCACCGGCAGCACGGGGACGCCGTAGCAGCCCAGCAGCGCGGCGGCGTCCGGCGCGCTCAGGGTGACGCTGCGCGGGCGCGCGGACCGCCCGTCGGGCTCCCGCGCGGCGCCGTACAGGACACGGGAGACGGCCGCGGCGGCTCCGGCCTCGTCGACGTCCTCCTCCGGCACCCGGCCGGGCCGCTGCGCGTCCCGCCGCCACTGCGCGTAGCGGACCGCCTCGGCGAGCGCCCGGACGGCCCGTTCGGGGGCGGGATAGGCGGGGATGCGGCGGGCGCTCAGGGCGTCGTCGAGGCCCTCGATGGCCAGGTGGACGACGGCGACGGGCTTGCCGGATCCGGCCGCCGCGTGCTGCAGCGCGTCCGCCAACTCCTCCGCACCCTGGTCCTCCACCCAGGGGATCGCGGTGACGACCACGGCGTCCGTGCCGGGATCGGCGAGCGCTTCGGCCAGGGCCCGGTGGTACTCCCCGGGGGTCGCGGAGGCGGTGAGGTCGACGGGATCGCGGGGGCGCAGCCCCTGGGCGAGGCACGCGTCGTAGGTGAGCAGGCAGAGCGACTCCGCGTTGCCCAGCATGGCGATCCGCGGCCCGGCCGGAAGCGGCTGGAAGGCGAGCTGGAGCCCGGTGTCCACCAGCTCGGTGACGGTGTCCACGAGCAGGACGCCGGCCTGCCGCAGCAGTACCGACACGGTGGCGTCCGGGGTGCGGATGGCGGGCACCGCGTGTCCGGGCGGCGGTGCGCTGCCGCTGTGCCGTGCCCCGCGCACCACCACGACGGGCTTGCGGACGGCGGTACGGCGGACCAGCCGGGTGAACTTGCGCGGGTTGCCGAACGACTCCAGGTACATGAGGACGACGTCGGTGTCCGGGTCGTCGTCCCAGAACTGCAGGACGTCGTTGCCGGAGACATCGGCCCGGTTCCCGGCCGAGACGAAGGACGACGGCCCGGTCCCGCGCCGGTGGAGCCCGCCGAGGAGGGCGATGCCGATCGCGCCGGACTGCGTGAACAGCCCGATCCGGCCGCGCTCGGGCGTGCGGCTGGCCAGGGTGGCGTTCAGCCGTACGTCGGGGGCCGTGTTGATGAGGCCGAAGGCGTTCGGGCCGATGAGGCGCATGCCGTAGGAGCGGGCCTTGCGGACCAGTTCGCGCTGGGCGGCCCGGTCGAAGTCGGCGGAGAGGACCACGACGCCCTGCACGCCGTGCTCGCCGCACTCGGTGACCACGGCGTCCACCGCGGGCGCGGGCACGGCCACGACGGCGAGGTCGACCGGGTCCGGGATGTCGCGCACCGAGCGGTGCGCGCTCACCTCCTCCAGCCCCTCCAGCACCGAAGCGCCTTCGGGGAGTCGCTCGTTCACGGCGTGCACGCGCCCGGTGTAGC contains the following coding sequences:
- a CDS encoding bifunctional acetate--CoA ligase family protein/GNAT family N-acetyltransferase, which gives rise to MQTPPERAYPTHWEADVVLRDGGTARVRPITEDDADRLVSFYEQVSDESKYYRFFAPYPRLSARDVRRFTQHDYVDRVGLAAIVGGEFIATVRYDRIDATGRPASAPADRAEVAFLVQDAHQGRGVASALLEHIAACARERGVRRFTAEVLPANTKMAKVFTDAGYSQQRSFEDGSVHLTLDLEPTERSVAVMRAREQRAEARSVRRLLAPSSIAVVGVRRQPGGAGRTVLESLHSAGYTGRVHAVNERLPEGASVLEGLEEVSAHRSVRDIPDPVDLAVVAVPAPAVDAVVTECGEHGVQGVVVLSADFDRAAQRELVRKARSYGMRLIGPNAFGLINTAPDVRLNATLASRTPERGRIGLFTQSGAIGIALLGGLHRRGTGPSSFVSAGNRADVSGNDVLQFWDDDPDTDVVLMYLESFGNPRKFTRLVRRTAVRKPVVVVRGARHSGSAPPPGHAVPAIRTPDATVSVLLRQAGVLLVDTVTELVDTGLQLAFQPLPAGPRIAMLGNAESLCLLTYDACLAQGLRPRDPVDLTASATPGEYHRALAEALADPGTDAVVVTAIPWVEDQGAEELADALQHAAAGSGKPVAVVHLAIEGLDDALSARRIPAYPAPERAVRALAEAVRYAQWRRDAQRPGRVPEEDVDEAGAAAAVSRVLYGAAREPDGRSARPRSVTLSAPDAAALLGCYGVPVLPVRPAPDPDTAVAAAAEVGYPVALKTTAPHLRHRADLGGVRLDIVSESQLRRVYGEFTDALGSPAELRPVVQTMVPRGVDTVVRAAVDPAIGTVLSFGLAGPPSELLGDVAHRLVPVTDREAAQLVRSLRTAPMLFGWRGAAPVDTAALEDLLLRVSRLVDDHPEIVSVDLEPVVVAARGLTVLDAVVRLAPPPATTDLGPRRLSAW